The genomic region GCTGCCGCGGCGTGCTCTGGGTCGGGTCCTCGGATTCCTCGATAGGCTGCTCCAGCACCGGGTGACCGAGGTAGGTTGCCGAGGGCGCGATCGCCGGCCAATCGCACGGCTCCTGCGCCTCGAACTGCACCCGGCTGACGATGACCTGGCTGGACTTGCGGCGCCAGGTAGGCGCCTGGACCATGCGCGCCACCCGGCACGGCCAGATTCGCGTGCCCACTGGCCACGGCTTCAGGGTCGGGCGCACCAAGGCCAACTCGATGGCACTGCGGGTCTCGATTTCGACCAGCTCGAAGTCCAATGCGTCGCGCCATAGCAACGCCAGGCCGCCGTCGCGATAGTCCACGCCCACGGTATCTACCGCGATCACGGTGCTGCCGGCCGGCACCGCGGTGGCCAGCACGTCGCCGTCGGTCATCACCGGCAGCACCCAGTTGCGGCCGGCCCAGTCGTAGACCAGGTTCTCGATGATGCGCCGCTCGCGGGCGCCCTCGACCAGGTCGAAGCTCCAGCCACGGCGGGGGGCGTCGCGCTTGGGCTCGCGGGTCAGGCCGCCGTCAATCGCCTGCTGCACGTCGGTCAGCCATTCCAGCGACTCGTCAACGGCGCTGCCCCAGTCCGCCGGCAACGGCCACGCCTGCAGGCGGTCGCCGGTGATGGTGACGGTGGTGTCGTCCAGGCCTGTGAAGACGTAGGTAATGGTGGCGTCGATACGCGACGGACCATCGGTCGTGACCTTGATCTCCCAGTCGAGCTGCTGAAGCGGGGCGAAGGTGATCGGCAGCATGGCCGGTGGCGTGATCTCGATGCCGTCGCCGTTGACGATGGGCGTGTCGGTGAGAGTTTGCTCGGTCAGGAAGGCGTTCCAGACCAGGATCACGCGGATCTGCTCAGTGGCCAGGTTGCCGAGGGCGATGTCGCGTGGCACGACATGGATCCGGTGGTAGAAGTCGTCGAAGTAGCTGTGCGCGATGTAACCGTCGCGCGCGACGACGTGCGATGCGACGGGGAGCGTGGGGGTGCGGGCGCCGGCGCCATACAGCAGGCCGGTGTCGGCGATGCGCACGTCCCAGTCGAGGTGCGCATGATTGATGATATTCGCGCTGCGGGGCGGCAGGTCTGCGCCGAAGTCGTCGCCGGATACCAGGTAGCCGTCACGGTCTGCCATCTATGCACCGTCGTACCGGATCGCGATCGCGAATGTGCCGCTGTGATCAGCCCCTGCGCCCAGCGTCCCTGAGCCGACGTCTCCTGTCACTGCTGCATTCCGCCTGTACACCGGATACACCTTCCACTCGTCTGCACCCAGCGGTACAACCTGTCCTGGGGTAATGAACTTGTTGCGGGTCAGTCGTGAGTGTCGGAACTCGCCGATCAGCGAAACCTTGTTTGACAACCGCGTCTGGATTACCTGCACCGGCAGCAACGGCGCTTCGCTGTTCCATTGATTGGGGGACCTGCTGTACAAGGGCACGAGGGCCCTGCTTGCGTTGACAGTGTGCGGCGAGTAGCCACCACCAACACCACCATCGGCAAAGTGACGGTCTCCGGAGCTCCAGATTGGAGCTCCGGTGCTGTCATCTAGTGCTCCGTGGATTGCATAATTAGGATGCGAGTAGGTGCTCGCGGATGTGTGGAACAAGAAAAATGGCTGCGGGCAGAACTGTGCCTCATTACCACCGCCACGATCAGCGACCCCGTCGGCACCGACGCGGCATTGATTGATCCGGGTCGTATTTGATCCAGATGACGGCCCGCGCTCGCAAATCGACGCCGCGTGCCAGTTCCCGGTGCCCGCGTTACCGCCCGCAGGGCTCTGGCCGAACGCTAGCCACTGCCAGAAGTCGGTGTTGTAGTTGACCCACAGCCAAACCTCGTCCGGATCGGTGAGCACGTGGATGTGGTACGTCACCGGCCATGACCAGTCCGGGAACGTGTTGTCTGGCGCAACTGCGCGCAGCAAGCCGAGCCATGCGCGGCGCGGGGCGGGGTCGGTCAGGTTGTTGGAGCCGTCGATGCCGTTGCCGGCACGCACTGACAGATGGCTATCGGCGGGCGCGAGGTTGAACGGCGCGGTTTCGCGCAGCACGTCGACATAGCACGTGCCTTTGTGCAGCACGGTGCCGCTGAGCGTCCAGCCGTTGGTAGTGCACGCATTGCGCAGCGCCGTCAGCAGGTCGGCGAATGAGTTGGCGCTGCCGGAGACGTAGGGCATCAGGCGAGCCTCAAGGCGAAGTAGTCGTTGAACGAGGTGCGGCCGACATCCTGGATGCACACCCAGTCATCGCCATCGGCTGAGACCGTGCTCTCGACCGTGTTGTTGAAATTGCTGACGTAGCCGATGCCGTCAAGCACGCCGTAGACGTTGGGCTCGGCGTCATTGATGCGGATCCGCATGACCGGGTACTGGTCGTTTGTGTCGCGCAGCTGCGATGTCGCACCGGCAACCCATGCGTTGTTCCACGGGTACATGTCGGGCTGTTTCCACGAGCCGTCGAACCATCGGATGCGGAAGTTCGGCCGGTTGCCCTTCCACGGCATCGACATCGCGGTGTCGCTGTAGCGCGTGAGCGCTGGGCCGTTGAGCATGCCGGCCACATACATGGGGTACGGGTACTGCGACGGCAGGGAATACGGCAGGAAGAAACCGGCGCCGCCGGAGGTGTACACCGGCGTGCCGATTTTGAGCGCCAGGTTGATGCGGCGAGCGTTGACCTGCAACCAGTAGTCGACGCGCTGGTTGTGCGCGGGGATGCCGCTCTCGATGATCCCTGGCTGCGCGGACCAAGGGTTGCCGGGCACATAGCCGGTGAATCCCGCAACGGAGATGTTGTAGTAGTCGGCGCTGACGTTGTCGTAGGTGCGAAAGCCGATGAATATTTCGTCGGTGCCGGCCAGGCCCTCGCCCTGCAGGATCAGCTCATCCTGCAGGCCGGTACCGACGGTGGGCGCCACGCCAGTGGCGTAACGCAGTGTCGTCCAGCCATTGAGCTCGGCCAGCGCCTGTATCCGCAGCAACAACTCTTTGTGCGCGATGCCGGTGGTGCCAGTCTGGTCGGTGAAGTCGATCGAAAAGGCCATGTCAGCTCCCCAGCAGCTGTCGAATCGCACCGGCATTGCGGCCGATCTTGTTGACGAACACCACGTCGCTTGACGGATCCTCCAGGTAACCGCCGACCAACTGCGCGCTGTCGATCAGGTTGACGCTGCTGACGTTGACTTGCGGGGCCGCAGGTTGTCCGCCGACAAGGCCGCCCTCGGCGAAGCTGAAACGCGGTGCACGGGGCGCCACCCGCGGCGCCGGGGCGTTGGCAAAGCGGGCGCGGCCGGCATGGATGGCACGCATGGCGTCGAGGCCGTAAGCACGGACGGTCTCCTGCGGCATCACGTACTCGCCGCGATGGACAACACCGGCGGGTGCGTACTTGCCACCGTAGCCCGTGAATCCGCCGTCGGCGAAACCGCCGGCACTGGACATGCTGTTGGCGATGAGCAGCGTTGTGGCGGCGGACTGCAATGCAGCAGCAGATGCGCCGAGGGCCGTGGCACCATTGGCGACCACGCCACCCGCCAGCGCTGTAGCGCCGGCGGCCGTGGTCAACTGGGCCGCACCCTCGCCGACGTTCTCGGCACCGCTCTTGCGTGCCAACAACTGCATCAGCTTTGCCCGGGCGATAGCGGCGAGCTGTTCAGCAGCGAAGCGCGCCAGGCCCTGGGCCATGTTGGTGAAGAACTGGCGGGCGGCGTCGGCCAGGCTGGCGGTGCCGGTGGCCAGGGATTCGAGCGCGCCGGCGAGCGAACCTTCGAACGTGTTGGCAATGGTCTGGCTCAACAGGTCGGTGGTGTTGCGCATCTGGTCCAGTTCCAGACGCATGCGCTGCACGTTGGCCAGGGCCTGCTCGTTGCCGGTGACGCGGGCCAGCTCTTCCATGCGCGGGATCAGCTGGTCGAGGGCGCCCAACTCCTGGCCGTACAGTGCGACGATCTGGCGCTGTGCCTCGGCCTGGGTGATCAGGCCGGATTGGACGTTGAGCTGGATGCGCTGCTGGGCGATCTCAATCGCGCCCATGATCCGCTGGTACTCGGCATGCAGCTGATCCAGCTCGCGGGAGGCCTCGCGCATGGTCTGCAGGCGACGGACTTCCGCCGCCTCGGCTGCGCGGCCGAGGTTCTCGTAGTCTTGGGCGAGCTTTTGCAGGCGCTTGGACTCTTCGTCCAGGTGCGGCGGCACGGGCCGCCCCTGCATGCGGGCAATCTCGAGCTGCACCTGCACGTACTCGCGGGCCATGTCGATGCGACGCTGCTCGCCGTCGACGAGCTGGGCGTAGTCCTCGAGGAGGGCCTTGGTGGCCTCGCTCGCATTCTTGAATGCGCCGTTCTCGATTTCGTAGCGGATGCGTTGGGCTTCGCTGAGCTGGGTTTCACCTTCCTCCAGCTGCTCGAGCATGTCGGCGCGGCGAACGAGGTTGTCCAGTTCGCGACGGGCGGCCTCCTCGGCCTTCTGGGCGTCGGTCTGGGTAGTGCGTTTGCTGCGCTCCTTGAACCGCTCACGGATGGATTTGAGCGCCTGGTCGAAGGCGCCGCCGCTGATGCCGCCGTCGGCGCCAAAGATCACGTCGGTGAGTAGACCGCTGTCCGGGCTGGCCTCGCGCAGTTCAGTGAACTGGCGCTTGAGGTCGGCCACGGCCGCGGCGTACTTCTCGGACTGGGTGGCGGAGTCCTTGACGGCTGAGGTGATGGCTTGCTGGGCCTTGATGCCGCGCTCTTGCACGGCTTGCTGGTCGGCCTCGGCCTTGGCGACATCGTCGAGCGCTTTCTTCTGCTGCTCCAATGCGGCCCGCCGCTCGTTCAAGCTCTTGAGAATCGTGTCGCGGTTGGCACGGATAATCAGTCCGCCGAACAGACCGCCGGGCGCCGTGAATGCCCCAAACGCATTGCGCCCCTCTGCCGTCTTGATCGCCCGCTCGACACCGCGCATCTGCGCTTCGATGTCCGTGCGGCCGACGTCCTTCATCGCTTGCCACACATCCAGCACTTCGCGCTTTACGTAGGACCACGCCCGCTCGATGGAGCCAGCGTTGTCGCGCATCTGCTGGGCGCGTTGCTCCGACGTACGCGCGAGCAGGTCCATGCTCAATCGCACGGCATCCTGTTCGCGGCCCTGGTCCACCAGCGCCTGTACCTGTTCCAGCGTGGCGACGGTGAGGAAGTGATAGCGCTGGTTCAACTCGATCAGGCCCGGAACAGGGGCCTTTGCCAACCGCAGGACTTCGTGGGTGGTCTGCTCGATGCTCTGGCCTGTCAGCTCGGACAGGTTAACCGCCGCGCTGATCATATCCTGCAGCGTGTCAGCGCTTGCCTGACCAGACTTGGCCAGCAGCACCGCAGCCTCCTGGGCCTTGCCGAACTCACCGGACACTGCGCCTACTTCGCGGGCCATGTCAGACAGGTGCCCTGCCGTGACACCTGCGATGTTGCCGGTCGAGATCAACGCCGACTCAAGGGCGCGCAACTCGGTGTAGCCCTTGAAAGCTGCTACTGCAAAGACTGCGACTGCAGCACCGGCCGCAGCAATCGGCGCCGCCATGCCGCTGAACAAAGCACCCACAACGCCAGCCCGTCCACCCAGCGACACCAGTGATGTGGTGGCGCCGCGCCACGAGCCCATGGACAGCTGCCGCAGCAACGCGGCCACTGACTGCTGGGTCTGCACGGTGTGCAGCTGCAGGCCGCGCATGGCGCGGGCCTGCTGATTGATGTTCTGGATGCCAGCGCGGCGGGCGGCAATGCCCGCCATGGCGCGGTTGTACTGCTCGCGGCTGATGCGGCCGGAGTCGACGGCCTGTTTCAGACGGACCTCGTCCTGCGCCAGCTGCTTGAGCTGCGCGCCTGCCTTGTCGTAGCGCGATACGGTGCCGTCCAGCGTCTTCTGCTGTTTGGCGGTGCTGCGCTCCAGGGTGCCCTGGGTCTTGTCGAGCTTGACCAGTGCCTGGTCGTACTCCTCAGCGGTGACCAGGCCCTTGGCCATGGCCTTGTCGAGCATGGCCTCGGTGTCGGCCAGGTCTTCCCAACTGGAAGCGCCGCGGTCCAGTCGGTCCTGCAGCTGTCCGATCAGGCCGATCTCTTCGGCGATGGCCGCTTGCGTGGCCTGGCTGGCCTGCACGTAGGCGCGCTGGGCCTGGACGTTGGCGTCGGTGCCGCCGCCGGCAACGTCGGTGGTGGCCTCGCGGGCGGTGTCGGCCAGTGCCTCCAGGTCCTTGCTGGTGGCGCGGATGGCCTTGCGCGCGGAATCGAAGTCCGCGCGCATCCGCATGTCGATGGTGAAGTCTTGACCGCCCGTTGCCACGTCAGCGTTTCCTCAGTTGCTTGATCCGGGCGATCGTTGCCCGCAGCCCTTCTTTCGAATCCACATTGCCGGCCATCAGGTCCTCGATCAGGTCGGCCCGTGCGGCGTTCCGGCTGCGCTGCAGGGCTTGGTGAAAGTGGGTCAGCTGTCGTTGGGTGTATCGGCCGAGGCGGTCGGCGTCTCCGAGTCCGGCGCCGGCGAGCTCGACGAAGATGTCGAACCAGCCAGCCGCATCCTTGTCAGCCGCCCCTGGATGACCACCGTCGCCTCGTGCAGAAAAAAATGGCCGTTCACCGCCCACCAGGTGCTGAGCAGGGCGTCTGTTTCACGCGGGCCGAGTGATTCCACCCAGGCCACATCACGCTCCACGGCCACCGCCACCGCGCGCTTCAGGTAGGCGGCGTGGCGGCCGAACAGGCTGCGGATCGCTTCCCACGCGTCGCGGAATTCGCCGCTGGTGTTGGTCAGCAGCTCAACGGCATCGTCGAGAAAGCCGCGCTGTCCGTAGACGATGTCCATAGATGTCCAGAAGTCGTACTCGTGGACGGTGATGGACTCGCCACCCAGCGTGAGGGTGATGTCGGGCTTGAGCACCTGCAGCTCGTCCGCCGTCTTGTCGACGGCGGAGGGCTTGTGGATCGGCTGGCCGATCGGGTCCGGGTTGACCTTACGCGCCATGGCTTATGCCGCGTCCGGAATCTCGAACCGGCCGAAGCCGCCGAGGGTGGGATCGGTGGCATTGTCCGAGTCGAACAGCGCGGTGCCGGACAGCGGCAGCTCGCCGAACTCCTCGTTGATCATGCCGAGGTTCTCGACCGGGTTGAACTGCACGCGGTACAGGTGGGCGCGGACGCGGGAGCCGTCGACGGTGTTGATGCCGTCCATGTACAGGTAGCGCTCCGGCGGCTGGGCCGTGAACAGCGGCAGGCTGGTGAAGGCGTCGTGGTCGTAGTCCGCGACCAGCGGCTGCACGAAGCTGCCCAGGTCGAGGATCTCGATCACGCTGCCGTTGGCATCGTCGCGGCGGTAGTGCGTGCCGGCGGTCAGGGCCGCGGCCATGTCGTCCTCGATGCTGAGGTTGGTGACATTGGCACCGTTCTGCAGGGCGACGCGATCGCCGACGACCAGTCCGGACGGCAGCACCTCTCCCGCCACGCTGCCGGCGGTGACGTTCTGCGGCGTGGAGTACAGGCCCAGCTGCACGTTGTACGGGTTGAAGTAGCGCAACACGAGATTGAGCTCGACCGTGGTGGAGGTGCGCAGGCGAGCCGACTGCAGGCGGTTGCCCGAGAAGGTCTCGGTGCGGTCGACGTTCTCGGTGTTGAGGTTGATCTCGCACGAGGACTGGTCGCCCACCCAGGTGAGCGCGCCGGGCTGCCCGCTCGGCAGCTTGGTGCCGAGGTAGATCCGGCCCTGGAAGCTGAAGTCTTTCATGGTGGTGTCTCCGGTGTGGTGCCGGCACGCCGGCGGGTTGGACGGGGTTATCGGTGATTGCGCAGGTAGCTGCCGATCTGCCGCTCGACATCGGCGCGCAGCAGGTTGCGGGAGTAGTCGAGCAGGCGTTCCGGCCGGCGGCCCTTGGCGAGCATCTGGGCGACGGTGGAGCGGTAGAGGACGTCAAGCGGCTGGTCCATGCGCTCGCGTTGCTTGCCCTTGCGGTCGGTATAGGTGCGCTTCCATGTCTTGGCGCCCGGGATGCGCTGCACGGCGTGCAGGTTCCCGGACTTCATGCGGGCGATGAAGGCGTGTGCCTCGAGTTGACGCCGGCCGCGGTACACGCTGTAGGTCACGCCCTTGCGGGTCTGCCTGCCGCTGAAGTTGAGCAGGCCGATGCCGCGCTTCCACTGTCCGGTCAGGCGGACACCGGTGAGCCGGGCCGAGCCCTCGCCACGCACGACGGTGGCGCGCATGTGGTTGCGCACGCGGGTGGCGGTGATGTTGTACTCGGCCTGGATGTCGCGGCGCGCCTCCACGGACAGGCGCCGGGCCAGGGTCTGGATGGCACGCTCCTGGAACCACGGGATACGGTTGCCCAGCAGTTCCATGTCACGGCCGAACGCCGCGGTGCCGTCGATGTCGAACGAGACACCCGTGGTGCGGCCGTGGCGCTCGCGCAGGACCCTAGCCATTGCGGGTGTACCCCGTGGTCCACTGGATCTCGGCGGCGACCACCGGCATGCCCTCGGGACGATCGAGGAAGACCGTCTCTTCGTACTGCACGGGCAGCGCGTCGGGCATCTGGTGGTACTCGGACAGGCGGCGGTCGACGTCGTCCTCGGCCAGCAGCACGCGGGCCATGGAATCGGTGAAGCTGGCCGGGACCTCGATCTCGATCACGCCGCGCAGGGCGCGCCCGCGCGACGGTCGCTGCTGGCCGCGCTCGGTGCGCAGCTTGTTGACCACCGCCACGGTGCAACGCTGGGCCGTGGGGATGCCGGTCTCGGTGCGCTCGGTGCGCACGTTGAGGCCGAGGTCGGTGTGGTAGCCGTTGGCGGTGGTGATGCCGCGCAGGGCATCGGCCAGCGCTTCCAGAATGGCCTGGGTGGGCGCGTCAGCCATGCAGCACCCCCACGGACTCCAGGCCATCGTCATCGGCCTGCGTCTCGACGGTCTTGCTGTGCGTGCCGAGGCGGTCGGTCCAGGCAACCACATCGCCCTGCTGCAACGTCCACTGGCCGATCATGCAGCGCACCTTGTCGATGCGGCCGATTACCTGCCCGTACTCGCCCAGGCGCTCCTGGTCGCGATCGACGATGATGCGCACCGGCTCCGGAGCGGCAGCGCCGCGCTGCACGGTGCCGTCCACGCCGAAGGTGTCGTAGATGTCGACCAGGGCATCGGCTGCGAAGTCGTCGTCGAAGCTCACGGCGACTCCCCCAATTCCCTGATCTGCGTCATGCGTGCATTGCATTCGTCGCGGTCGGCCTTTCGGGCATTCGCCAGGCGCACCGCTTCGGAAACGGTGTTGTTCCGCTTCGCGGTATCGCCGCACGGCCTGGTCAGATCCGCCGGCAGCGGGACGTAACGCTCCACGACGACCTCGACAATCTCGGGCGGCTTGATGTCCGGGCATGTGCCCCGACAAGCGGCCAGCACCAGCAGCAGCAATGTCAATGCAAGGCAACGCATAGCTGCTCCTCCAGTTGGGCCCTGCAGTCGGGGTCGCGCTTGGCACGTTCCAGCTCGCGCTCAATCTCGGCCAGGGTCTGCTCGTGCTTGCGCGCGGCCACACGTGCGTGATCCGCGGCTTGTTCGGCTTTGCGCTTCCAGTCGGATGCCGCGGCCCGCGCCTCTGCGGCCCGCCGGCTGATCTCCTGAAGGGTCGTGCGCATGACGTTCACGGAAGCTTGGGCGCGCCCGGCGGCCTCGGCTGACCGCGCCGCAGCCACCGCGTTACTGGCCTTGCCGTGGCGGCACCCAGTCACGAATCCACCCAGGACCAGCGTGGCGCTGATCGCCAGGCCGACCAGGTAGATGTACGGGCGCAATGGGTCACGCATCGATGTTCTTCTGCTTGAAGCTGGTCGCAAACGGCACCAGCATGTGCGAGCCCAGCGCCAGCGTGCCCAGGACGATCAGCGCCCAGTCCGGGAATGCGGCCTGCACACGCGCGGGCATGGCGGCATAGGTGCCCAGGCCTGTGATGGCCGACACCCCGACGATCGACAGCCAGGTCGATATCCGGCGCATCACGGCATGGAAGTCGAACCGCTTGGCGTTCACCGCAGCCCCCGCGTCTGTCGAAGTTCTTTGAGGTCTTCCTCGTGCCGATCGCTCCGCACCTTGAGCTCGGTCACCTGTCGTCGCAGATCCGGAACGTCCGACAGCTGCAATGACAGGTTCGCCAACTGGGTACTCAGGACCTTCTGCTGTGTGGATACCTCGGTGATTGACTCCTTCACCGCCGAGGTCGCCTCCTGCTGCGTGTCCTGCTGAGCGATCACCCGGTTGAAGATCCAGGCAAACGACGCGATGCACGCAGCGGCGACCAGACCGGCAACCCAGATCTCGACCTTCCCCAGCCGGAAATGCATGCGTCCGTCGGCGTGCTGTTCCAGGTCCATCGTCATCTGCTCCCCCTGTCGAGCGTGGTCATTGCGGTCCGGTAGTTGCGGCTCCACTTGGCACGCAGCGAGGCACGCTTGGTCGAGGTGCCGCGGGTGTACGCGCCGGGGCGCCAGTTGCGCAGGTAGTAGTCCCAGCCTCCGGCCTCGTCACCCAGAGCGGGCAGCGGTGCGGCGTCGGTCCACAGCAGCAGGCGCGCGCAGACAACGGACAGCGCGTCGTTGCTGGCCAACGCTTGCCAGATCTTCAGCGCATCGAACGGCACGCGCAGGGTGTTGCAGGCGCGCTGCAGGTGCGGGCGGCTGGCCGGGTGAAGGTAGATTCCCCACACGCCACCGCGGCTGGCATAGGTGCCGCGCTCGAACTGCGCCAGGCCCCGCGCGGGTCCCTTGACCTCGGGCCGCTTGAGGTCGACCACTTGCCAGCGGTACGCCAGCATGTCGTCGCGCCCGACCTCTTGCAGCATGATCGTGAGGATCAGCCCAACTGCCTTGGCGCTGTCCATCTTTTGCGGCAACAGCGCCAGCGCCGGCCGGATGATCTGGCACACCGCGGCGCTGGGCGTGATGGGCAGCGGCAGCACTGTCGCGCCCGCCATCACTCGACCTCCAGGCGAACGAGCACCCCACCCACTGCCGGGACGAGTCGGCAGTGGGCGGGGGTCGCCCCATGGAAGCGATGGCGGGCTGCATCAATCACGATCAGCCGCCACCACCGCCAGCAGCGCCAGTGCCCGGGGTGAGCTTGACGCGGAGGGTCGTGACGCCGACTCCAGCCGGATCGACCGCAACACCGAAGCCGACCAGGTCGCCGCCACTGGCGACCACTTCGCCACCCGTGCCGTCCCAGTCGACCATGTCGCCGCCACTGATATCAGCGGCAGTGGCCTTGGGCAGTTCGACAACACCCTCGACGACGCTGGCGACGGGATCGCCCGAGGCGGCGTCGGTGACGGGAATGGCCAACAGCACGCCGTAGATGAACGGCACGCCCGAGGTGACGGCAGCCGGCGCGATCACGGTGATCGTGTTGCCCGGCGAGTTGAAGTTCTTCATGACAGCTTCTCCAGTGAGAGGTGTTTTCCAGGGCGCGGCGGGGGCCGCGCGCCCGGGAGGTCACGCGCCGGTTACGCGCCCGCGTTCTTGAACAGGCCACGCCAGTCGATGGCCTTGGCGCCGAACACGTGGCGGCACTTCACCTCGACGCCATCGACGTTGAAGCCGTCGC from Lysobacter alkalisoli harbors:
- the lysC gene encoding Rz1-like lysis system protein LysC; the encoded protein is MLLLVLAACRGTCPDIKPPEIVEVVVERYVPLPADLTRPCGDTAKRNNTVSEAVRLANARKADRDECNARMTQIRELGESP
- a CDS encoding phage tail length tape measure family protein, whose protein sequence is MATGGQDFTIDMRMRADFDSARKAIRATSKDLEALADTAREATTDVAGGGTDANVQAQRAYVQASQATQAAIAEEIGLIGQLQDRLDRGASSWEDLADTEAMLDKAMAKGLVTAEEYDQALVKLDKTQGTLERSTAKQQKTLDGTVSRYDKAGAQLKQLAQDEVRLKQAVDSGRISREQYNRAMAGIAARRAGIQNINQQARAMRGLQLHTVQTQQSVAALLRQLSMGSWRGATTSLVSLGGRAGVVGALFSGMAAPIAAAGAAVAVFAVAAFKGYTELRALESALISTGNIAGVTAGHLSDMAREVGAVSGEFGKAQEAAVLLAKSGQASADTLQDMISAAVNLSELTGQSIEQTTHEVLRLAKAPVPGLIELNQRYHFLTVATLEQVQALVDQGREQDAVRLSMDLLARTSEQRAQQMRDNAGSIERAWSYVKREVLDVWQAMKDVGRTDIEAQMRGVERAIKTAEGRNAFGAFTAPGGLFGGLIIRANRDTILKSLNERRAALEQQKKALDDVAKAEADQQAVQERGIKAQQAITSAVKDSATQSEKYAAAVADLKRQFTELREASPDSGLLTDVIFGADGGISGGAFDQALKSIRERFKERSKRTTQTDAQKAEEAARRELDNLVRRADMLEQLEEGETQLSEAQRIRYEIENGAFKNASEATKALLEDYAQLVDGEQRRIDMAREYVQVQLEIARMQGRPVPPHLDEESKRLQKLAQDYENLGRAAEAAEVRRLQTMREASRELDQLHAEYQRIMGAIEIAQQRIQLNVQSGLITQAEAQRQIVALYGQELGALDQLIPRMEELARVTGNEQALANVQRMRLELDQMRNTTDLLSQTIANTFEGSLAGALESLATGTASLADAARQFFTNMAQGLARFAAEQLAAIARAKLMQLLARKSGAENVGEGAAQLTTAAGATALAGGVVANGATALGASAAALQSAATTLLIANSMSSAGGFADGGFTGYGGKYAPAGVVHRGEYVMPQETVRAYGLDAMRAIHAGRARFANAPAPRVAPRAPRFSFAEGGLVGGQPAAPQVNVSSVNLIDSAQLVGGYLEDPSSDVVFVNKIGRNAGAIRQLLGS
- a CDS encoding DUF6631 family protein, giving the protein MARKVNPDPIGQPIHKPSAVDKTADELQVLKPDITLTLGGESITVHEYDFWTSMDIVYGQRGFLDDAVELLTNTSGEFRDAWEAIRSLFGRHAAYLKRAVAVAVERDVAWVESLGPRETDALLSTWWAVNGHFFLHEATVVIQGRLTRMRLAGSTSSSSSPAPDSETPTASADTPNDS
- a CDS encoding DUF2190 family protein — protein: MKNFNSPGNTITVIAPAAVTSGVPFIYGVLLAIPVTDAASGDPVASVVEGVVELPKATAADISGGDMVDWDGTGGEVVASGGDLVGFGVAVDPAGVGVTTLRVKLTPGTGAAGGGGG
- a CDS encoding phage tail tube protein gives rise to the protein MKDFSFQGRIYLGTKLPSGQPGALTWVGDQSSCEINLNTENVDRTETFSGNRLQSARLRTSTTVELNLVLRYFNPYNVQLGLYSTPQNVTAGSVAGEVLPSGLVVGDRVALQNGANVTNLSIEDDMAAALTAGTHYRRDDANGSVIEILDLGSFVQPLVADYDHDAFTSLPLFTAQPPERYLYMDGINTVDGSRVRAHLYRVQFNPVENLGMINEEFGELPLSGTALFDSDNATDPTLGGFGRFEIPDAA